Within Pygocentrus nattereri isolate fPygNat1 chromosome 17, fPygNat1.pri, whole genome shotgun sequence, the genomic segment CAGCAGCAGGCCTTATGGTAGCCCTTAACAAGCTAGTGATTAGGGGAGATGTGAAGAGGTACTTAGTGCTCCTTTAAGACTCTTCTTGCTTGTTCAGTGCATGTCTTGTGCAGCACAGTCCATTAAATAATCCTCTCTTCCTAACATCTAGTGCTCTAACTGTACTGTGTGTGATTAGATCAGTGTCAGGGTGAtttaaagacagaaagagagtggcGAGCCCGAATGGAGGAGGAAAAAGATGCCCAGATCGCTGACCTGCAAAGCAAGCTGGACAGTATGGAGACGGAATACGAGAAAATCCTACATGTAAGTAAACACTGGCAAACATCAGAGCACCGACGCAGGGTACAGAATGAAGAATTACTGTACTCTGAGCTTCTGTTTGAAAGTCTTGATGGATGATGTATTTTAAATCTATTATTTTCCTACAGCACACCTTCCACTGTTACTCAGTGGAATGTCAAACTCAAAGAAATAATGATCTCCCCCACTGACATAACATATAACTGACATAATGGTATGACAATGTCAAAATGATTGACAGCCACATTATTCATCTTAGCGGTCCAGAAGCGCAGTTTTATGCATCTTTTGTTGTACTTGGTATTGAAATGAAGACTATGAAAAAGCATTGTTCCCTTTTACGAGCACCTACCAATTACTTTCATTGACTTTTATACAGGGCTGTTTGGACAGTTTGCTCTCACATTTAGCTGTGGCTCGGAGACAGTGGGAGGATGAGAGCTCGGATGTTCATCAGGAGTTCAAGGACATGCTCACTGGGCTCGGGTTAAACCCACTATACATATAAGGCAGACCCTAgtataaccctaaccctaaccctaaccctaaccctaaccctaaccctaacagtggttttaagatctaactgtgtaccttaaatacatttttcccagtgtaaaagtacatatttgtaccatatcataacctaatgttttgaaacagagcaa encodes:
- the ccdc153 gene encoding coiled-coil domain-containing protein 153 isoform X3 — its product is MYRRSVLDVAVLKDHLALRTDAARQAMSVRDDLKCQIRDLKQVLSQEKLDTKDITADLNRQYKSLQMDLEAKVKQLESSVSMLQKQLDQCQGDLKTEREWRARMEEEKDAQIADLQSKLDSMETEYEKILHGCLDSLLSHLAVARRQWEDESSDVHQEFKDMLTGLGLNPLYI